A genomic window from Bacteroidota bacterium includes:
- a CDS encoding T9SS type B sorting domain-containing protein, which yields MPDKIQHTDPLFEAFNKGLKDFNPNIPEANMDADWSRIESNISTPQPSTGMSGMQGVGLKTIGFGIAGVAVVTTAIFLLTSKPENDIESAVIEEINKTELFIEDQVSIDIPEDQSTNYNQEAKQEIIISEKSELKDNSIIEKSSTASSSIASSSGIEKKDVVSDNPPTVTICSNSQEDLLKVADVSFSDTFICLGEVLKVSFYQPASSMGMRVYVLLPNQKKQIINGEISHKFNKSGDYFVEIVCTDNVQEVSRKQRIRVFELPQAEFSYENSDSKTINFENLSSNISTSIWSFGDGNNSNENSPVHQYTSSGNYMVILTVKTKEGCSNDLSKYIDIVTENEKVYPPNYFTPNGDGKNDYYYISLENTEIFQLTIIDRSGNILFNASDPNQKWDGKDMKTGKECLEGNYYYMLTYKYKGQLVSEKKSGTIYLTR from the coding sequence ATGCCAGATAAAATTCAACATACTGACCCATTATTTGAAGCCTTTAATAAAGGACTAAAAGATTTTAATCCAAATATTCCTGAAGCAAATATGGATGCTGATTGGAGTAGGATTGAATCTAACATCAGTACGCCACAGCCTTCAACAGGCATGAGTGGTATGCAAGGAGTAGGGTTAAAAACTATTGGATTTGGTATTGCTGGAGTTGCTGTTGTGACTACGGCTATTTTCCTTCTTACGTCAAAACCTGAAAATGATATCGAATCAGCAGTAATAGAAGAGATTAACAAAACAGAATTATTTATTGAAGATCAAGTATCCATAGATATCCCTGAAGATCAAAGCACGAATTATAATCAAGAGGCAAAGCAAGAAATTATTATTTCTGAAAAATCTGAACTAAAAGATAATTCTATTATAGAAAAATCATCAACAGCTAGTAGTTCTATTGCTTCTAGTAGCGGCATTGAGAAAAAAGATGTCGTATCTGATAACCCTCCAACTGTCACCATTTGTTCAAACAGTCAAGAAGATTTACTTAAAGTTGCTGATGTCAGCTTTTCAGATACATTTATTTGCCTTGGAGAAGTTCTTAAAGTGTCATTCTACCAACCAGCAAGTAGTATGGGAATGCGTGTTTATGTGTTACTGCCGAATCAGAAAAAGCAAATTATCAATGGTGAAATTTCACATAAATTTAATAAATCAGGCGATTATTTTGTGGAGATTGTTTGCACAGATAATGTACAAGAAGTAAGTAGAAAGCAAAGAATAAGAGTTTTTGAATTACCTCAGGCTGAATTTAGTTATGAGAATAGCGATTCAAAAACCATAAATTTCGAAAATTTATCGAGCAATATAAGTACATCAATCTGGTCTTTTGGTGATGGCAATAATTCAAATGAAAACTCACCTGTTCATCAATATACTTCATCAGGAAATTACATGGTTATTTTAACAGTTAAAACAAAAGAAGGCTGTTCGAATGATCTATCAAAATATATTGATATTGTTACTGAAAATGAGAAAGTTTATCCACCCAATTACTTTACACCAAATGGTGATGGCAAAAACGATTATTATTACATTAGCCTTGAAAACACAGAAATATTCCAATTAACTATAATTGATAGGAGTGGAAACATATTATTTAACGCTTCCGATCCGAATCAAAAATGGGATGGAAAAGATATGAAAACTGGCAAAGAATGTCTTGAGGGTAACTATTACTATATGCTTACCTATAAATATAAAGGACAATTAGTTTCGGAAAAGAAATCTGGAACTATTTATTTAACGAGATAA